A window of Haliscomenobacter hydrossis DSM 1100 contains these coding sequences:
- a CDS encoding TlpA family protein disulfide reductase has product MKKTLSLAALALLLLGSLHSQSRFSFEDPQMDTFFANKANIPVVKGRLLNCTKADLDTFLIRYVLVVPTPERQSMRYADLKKDGSFEIKLDYAIPYQQIWLMLPFSFSEVIANKDLYIEADVRALRNTYNMHKEKGTDLPVGHDLVYQGTDAAINQMKNQYTNFEPETRQEFYKLHSVAWNHKLTTTERTKAWTQAFAILEAMEQRFLEQHPFEDGWILENERKSEYYGYLFMINLTSRIPRGDALIPQGDTLKEAFLHKPYLVSNDGNSYYRYLSYLLSNPPKEDILDGLAKVNFSARKADLVKTIGGPEGLYEREAYIEKMLPTMQSNWCKDLIQQELASKKQQTAQINATIQSMPQSTSKTSLGKSIGSLPQGANLYVAEEENIDSLVQRIRALYPQQAIIIDVWATWCAPCIDDIKNSKPTKDKLKELPVKVVYLCVSNSSTEDKWKKKVAELGVDGDHIWLSGKLSTAIMERYGLAGYPSYVFIDPKGVYHPKMIQSIQYLDIEGLKKRL; this is encoded by the coding sequence ATGAAAAAAACACTCAGCCTGGCGGCTTTGGCATTGCTGTTGCTTGGGTCACTCCACAGCCAATCCCGCTTTTCTTTCGAAGACCCACAAATGGATACTTTTTTTGCCAATAAAGCAAATATCCCAGTGGTGAAGGGGAGGTTGTTGAATTGCACCAAAGCAGACCTGGATACCTTTCTCATTCGTTATGTTTTGGTGGTTCCTACCCCCGAACGGCAGTCGATGCGTTATGCTGATCTTAAAAAAGATGGCTCTTTTGAAATCAAACTGGATTATGCCATCCCGTACCAGCAGATTTGGTTGATGTTGCCGTTTAGCTTTTCTGAGGTTATTGCCAACAAAGACCTATACATCGAAGCAGATGTTCGAGCGCTGAGGAATACCTACAATATGCACAAAGAAAAAGGAACAGATCTTCCGGTTGGTCATGATCTGGTTTATCAGGGAACCGATGCCGCAATCAACCAAATGAAAAACCAGTACACCAATTTCGAACCAGAGACAAGGCAGGAATTTTACAAATTGCATAGCGTTGCTTGGAACCATAAGCTTACAACAACAGAAAGGACTAAGGCCTGGACGCAGGCTTTTGCTATACTGGAAGCCATGGAGCAACGATTTTTAGAACAACACCCATTTGAAGACGGCTGGATTTTAGAGAATGAACGAAAATCAGAATATTACGGCTATCTTTTTATGATAAACTTAACCAGTAGAATACCTCGAGGTGATGCATTAATACCCCAAGGAGATACGTTGAAAGAAGCTTTTTTGCACAAACCTTATTTGGTTTCCAATGATGGCAACTCCTATTATCGGTACTTGTCTTATCTCTTGTCCAATCCTCCGAAAGAGGATATTCTAGACGGATTGGCTAAAGTGAATTTTTCCGCACGAAAAGCGGATTTGGTCAAAACCATCGGCGGCCCCGAAGGCTTATACGAACGCGAAGCCTACATCGAAAAAATGCTCCCCACCATGCAGTCCAACTGGTGCAAAGATCTGATTCAACAAGAGCTCGCCAGCAAAAAGCAACAAACCGCACAAATCAATGCGACCATACAAAGCATGCCCCAGAGCACCAGCAAAACGAGCCTGGGTAAATCCATTGGCTCTTTGCCCCAAGGTGCCAATTTGTATGTAGCCGAGGAAGAAAACATCGACAGCCTGGTGCAGCGCATTCGCGCCTTGTACCCCCAACAAGCCATCATCATCGATGTATGGGCAACCTGGTGCGCTCCTTGTATTGACGACATCAAAAACAGCAAACCCACCAAAGACAAACTAAAAGAATTGCCCGTGAAAGTGGTTTACCTTTGCGTAAGCAACAGCTCTACGGAAGACAAATGGAAAAAAAAGGTGGCAGAACTGGGCGTGGATGGCGACCACATTTGGCTGTCTGGCAAACTATCGACCGCCATCATGGAAAGATATGGCCTCGCTGGTTACCCCAGTTATGTCTTCATTGATCCTAAAGGGGTGTACCACCCTAAAATGATTCAGAGCATTCAGTACTTGGATATTGAGGGCCTTAAAAAAAGATTGTAA
- a CDS encoding LytR/AlgR family response regulator transcription factor translates to MRKWKILIVEDEILIADTIQRYLEQQGYQVSGIAISYEEAVQLLTAEQPDLVLIDIRLSGPKTGIDLAIFLQQQVQTVPFIYLTSQTDKKHIDQAKQTFPASFLTKPIQASALYANIEIALHKQETQSFHETKLSIYDGSNIYLVPAEDILYLKADHVYVEVHTKHQGVLVQRKSLTDMLEDLLLPPFLQVHRSFVINLKAVTGWQPQCVFINETTIPISRARRKEILEYLEEMG, encoded by the coding sequence TTGAGAAAGTGGAAGATCCTAATCGTCGAAGACGAAATCTTAATTGCGGATACCATACAAAGGTACCTGGAGCAGCAGGGGTATCAGGTGAGTGGCATAGCCATTTCTTATGAGGAAGCAGTACAACTTTTGACAGCGGAGCAGCCTGACCTGGTGCTGATCGATATCCGATTAAGCGGTCCCAAAACAGGAATTGACCTGGCGATCTTTCTTCAGCAGCAAGTGCAAACTGTGCCTTTTATTTACCTGACCTCGCAAACCGACAAAAAGCATATTGATCAGGCCAAACAAACATTTCCTGCGTCTTTTTTGACCAAACCCATCCAGGCCTCAGCCCTTTACGCCAACATAGAAATTGCCCTGCACAAACAAGAGACTCAAAGCTTCCATGAAACCAAACTCAGCATTTACGACGGGTCGAACATATACCTTGTACCAGCAGAAGACATTTTGTACTTAAAGGCAGATCATGTATACGTTGAAGTGCACACGAAACATCAAGGCGTCCTGGTTCAACGTAAGTCCTTGACGGACATGCTGGAAGATTTACTCCTTCCTCCCTTCCTACAGGTTCATCGCAGTTTTGTGATCAATTTGAAAGCGGTCACAGGCTGGCAACCCCAGTGTGTGTTTATCAATGAGACTACCATTCCAATCAGCCGCGCCAGAAGAAAAGAGATTCTGGAGTATCTGGAGGAGATGGGGTAA
- a CDS encoding sensor histidine kinase codes for MGRLLSFTFTSIVLLLGIKLASLAQSPERVIPAQMQQTLSKAKQLIDLSRNDSSIYYLSPLLQQLEEQKLTHTSFFLDVTLNLGIAYANDNRNVQAMRILNAVKEKSRLKGQWRIHAEACLGLAQLHQKLQRPNQAKTNLGDARMAIVQHGLNATYPALAIRSASWHYNFGYPDSVRYFALEAIKTAEAFKLPFLVADGHTLMGFYEEEGQPQTAIKHHEQSAGILRRMHNYKRLSEECLHIAGLYLKLVDHHKARLYVDSSIVTAYQSIAAGDEKNATLHEAYLNKGGIYKQLGRLDSAYFYSNRGWSQKVLFMELQDHDRAVEVDGKYKDEQRTQQLKIQEQLLVLERQRFRGALIMVCITLFFTSILVYYYLRLRKANRITRQQSKTILETNQKLSHSLEQQIMLQGEIHHRVKNNLQVIISLLELQKEDIKDENTRNGLEAMSSRIYAIAAVHDVLYQGQEGQLVDFLNYTKKLCSHLQQAMAREDSTFQLKIPEQFFNLDTLIPLGIMLNELITNSFKYGRQKGRPALIDIQLKSEQNGFYLFYKDNGPGFPSGHLKGREGGLGAYLIRSMARQLKGQVESQNEGGASYTIFFQEKNAANLEAV; via the coding sequence ATGGGAAGGCTGCTTTCTTTTACTTTCACGAGTATTGTTTTACTCTTGGGAATAAAGTTGGCCTCATTGGCTCAATCACCCGAACGGGTCATTCCCGCTCAAATGCAGCAAACGCTAAGCAAGGCAAAGCAACTCATTGATCTATCACGAAATGACAGTTCGATTTATTATCTCTCGCCGCTCCTCCAACAATTGGAAGAGCAAAAATTAACCCATACTTCTTTCTTTTTAGATGTAACCTTGAACCTGGGTATTGCTTATGCCAATGACAACAGGAATGTGCAGGCCATGCGGATACTCAACGCCGTAAAAGAAAAAAGCCGCCTGAAAGGCCAGTGGCGGATCCATGCAGAAGCCTGCCTGGGGCTGGCTCAATTGCACCAAAAATTGCAAAGGCCAAATCAGGCTAAAACAAACCTTGGCGATGCTCGAATGGCGATTGTTCAACATGGTTTAAATGCCACATATCCTGCCTTGGCAATTAGGAGTGCATCCTGGCATTACAATTTTGGGTACCCCGATAGTGTGCGGTATTTCGCATTGGAGGCTATTAAAACTGCCGAAGCGTTCAAACTTCCTTTCCTGGTCGCAGATGGCCACACCTTGATGGGGTTTTATGAAGAGGAAGGGCAACCTCAAACTGCAATCAAACACCATGAACAATCTGCTGGAATTCTACGTAGAATGCACAACTATAAGCGCTTAAGTGAGGAATGCCTGCACATTGCGGGCTTATATTTAAAACTTGTGGATCACCACAAAGCCAGGTTGTATGTCGACTCATCTATTGTAACCGCCTATCAGTCGATAGCGGCTGGAGATGAAAAAAACGCTACTTTACACGAGGCCTACTTGAATAAGGGCGGGATTTACAAACAACTTGGCAGGCTTGATTCTGCGTATTTTTATTCAAATCGGGGCTGGTCGCAAAAGGTTTTGTTTATGGAACTGCAAGACCACGATCGCGCGGTAGAAGTGGACGGAAAGTACAAAGACGAACAACGCACGCAGCAACTCAAAATACAAGAACAACTCCTCGTTTTGGAGCGACAGCGCTTTCGTGGTGCCTTGATTATGGTTTGTATCACCCTGTTTTTTACCAGCATTTTGGTTTATTATTATTTGCGCCTGCGAAAAGCCAATCGGATCACCAGGCAACAGTCCAAAACCATTCTTGAAACGAACCAAAAATTGTCCCACTCCCTTGAACAACAGATTATGCTGCAAGGTGAAATCCATCACCGGGTGAAAAACAACCTCCAAGTGATCATCAGTTTATTGGAGCTGCAAAAAGAAGACATCAAGGACGAAAACACCCGCAATGGTTTGGAGGCCATGTCTTCCAGAATCTACGCGATTGCAGCAGTGCATGATGTGTTGTACCAGGGGCAAGAAGGACAACTGGTGGACTTTTTGAATTACACCAAAAAACTCTGTTCACACCTCCAGCAAGCCATGGCCAGGGAAGACTCAACATTCCAGCTGAAAATCCCGGAACAGTTCTTTAATCTAGATACCTTGATTCCCCTTGGGATTATGTTGAATGAATTGATTACCAATAGTTTTAAATATGGCCGTCAAAAGGGCCGCCCAGCGCTTATTGACATTCAGTTGAAATCCGAACAAAATGGATTCTATTTGTTTTACAAAGACAATGGACCCGGCTTTCCAAGCGGTCATTTGAAGGGCCGGGAAGGTGGCTTGGGGGCCTATTTGATCAGAAGTATGGCTCGCCAATTAAAAGGGCAAGTGGAATCGCAAAATGAAGGCGGGGCTAGCTATACTATTTTTTTCCAGGAAAAAAATGCAGCTAACTTAGAAGCAGTTTGA
- a CDS encoding FISUMP domain-containing protein: MKLPKIITILVRLVIFTGILASNLLPTSCTTDSPQQAGKTSKAKESPVDLCTDKAGNSYKTIKIGTQTWMAEDLRNGKIECDHDLKVIFSDGLERGPGVAFYDTLPHYAFYNNKDLGNNGIIYNYGVIQSCSICPEGYRIPTKADWEVLIKQLGGWSVAGKRLLSGGDSGFNATLNGRIDSYGSGLQNAIGFWWSNDLAVHSPKKEAFAFEVNNLGIVKIKGQDIRVGNHVRCIKMK, translated from the coding sequence ATGAAATTGCCGAAAATCATTACAATACTCGTCCGCCTTGTCATTTTTACCGGGATCCTAGCCAGCAACCTCCTTCCAACAAGTTGTACAACGGACTCCCCGCAACAAGCTGGGAAAACATCCAAGGCAAAGGAATCACCAGTTGATCTTTGTACCGATAAAGCTGGAAACAGTTACAAAACCATCAAAATAGGCACCCAAACCTGGATGGCAGAGGACTTGCGGAACGGCAAAATTGAATGTGACCATGACCTAAAAGTTATCTTTTCAGACGGCCTGGAACGGGGACCAGGCGTTGCTTTTTATGATACGCTTCCGCATTATGCTTTTTACAACAATAAAGATTTGGGCAATAATGGGATTATTTACAATTATGGCGTAATTCAAAGTTGTTCCATTTGCCCGGAAGGTTACAGGATTCCTACTAAAGCGGATTGGGAAGTGTTGATCAAGCAACTCGGCGGATGGAGTGTGGCCGGGAAGAGACTACTCAGTGGTGGCGATAGTGGCTTTAATGCAACACTGAATGGCCGGATCGACAGTTATGGCTCGGGTTTACAAAATGCCATTGGATTTTGGTGGAGCAATGACCTGGCTGTACACTCCCCCAAAAAGGAGGCCTTTGCCTTTGAAGTGAATAACCTGGGAATTGTCAAAATCAAAGGGCAGGATATTCGGGTTGGAAACCATGTGCGCTGCATCAAGATGAAGTAA
- a CDS encoding M12 family metallopeptidase: MRNFLLFILVFFISAHSSIAQSKPGIITAGVKLTEGQRIYSANESHYLIVQPDGNLCIYTSADAFVWCSMANKGSGSYLILQNDGNLVVYDRNNQASWSSQTQAFYDAKYGTSEWKPVRAVLENDGTLCLYTVANRKVWNSTAGKINTGGAATETKPIPTEGFTGPTTKRELNIVLPGARSAQNVQVEVTEDGRVFFQSDMFLGKVEDFNTPPKEDNSPLWPNSTIPYVIAAGHPEKDLILAGINEINSKTNLCLTPRTNQPDYVEFVAEQGNWSAVGRIKGPQKISIQVGGAVMATVAHEILHAAGFDHMQSREDRDNYVRINFGNITAGKEHNFERLKDKASNMGAYDFSSVMHYHAKAFTKNGQNTIDVKNGQTPASMGQRDGLSAGDIAAVASIYTPSPCKPATTGAVTSTKPAPTSSTCEAKDAVKKYQTTMKPGDRIVEKEKLVSANGRFQLRGTPNGDFVIEEIMNSNNCQFKEVFRFPLTGPIGNPPAVSFLSFNPDGNICIDSKQRKNYCATNGRDNLATTILGKVKNAELTDDGRLRLINNNGQEIWATSPPTNTNPISVANLAPFNKTKSFVLVNETFNKNETLTSDNNQYQCRITPQNRFVIEKISIGIENGQQVITERVEIWNKPYGADYITIKDGYMILDCFYNKPPAANLSRARFRLIEKWKLEDDGKIQLYSGGTSFVMCPVDGN; the protein is encoded by the coding sequence ATGAGAAATTTTCTTTTGTTTATTTTGGTCTTTTTTATCTCTGCGCATTCCTCCATTGCTCAATCAAAGCCTGGTATAATTACAGCTGGGGTTAAGCTTACGGAAGGGCAACGCATTTATTCCGCAAATGAAAGCCACTACCTGATCGTACAACCCGATGGCAACCTATGTATCTACACCAGTGCAGATGCCTTTGTGTGGTGTAGTATGGCAAACAAAGGCAGCGGAAGTTATTTGATTTTGCAAAACGACGGAAATTTGGTGGTTTATGATCGCAACAATCAAGCCTCGTGGTCAAGCCAGACACAAGCGTTTTATGACGCCAAATACGGGACGAGCGAATGGAAACCCGTTCGTGCTGTTCTGGAGAATGATGGAACCCTTTGCTTGTATACGGTTGCCAACAGGAAAGTATGGAACAGTACCGCAGGTAAAATTAATACTGGAGGTGCTGCCACAGAGACCAAGCCTATACCAACAGAAGGATTCACCGGCCCAACTACAAAAAGAGAGTTAAACATCGTGCTGCCCGGGGCCAGAAGTGCACAGAATGTTCAAGTGGAAGTTACTGAAGACGGAAGGGTGTTTTTTCAAAGCGATATGTTCTTGGGAAAAGTCGAAGATTTTAACACCCCCCCGAAAGAAGATAACTCTCCACTCTGGCCAAATTCTACCATTCCTTATGTCATTGCCGCAGGACACCCTGAAAAAGACCTTATCCTGGCAGGGATCAATGAAATAAACTCTAAAACAAATCTTTGTCTAACCCCTCGGACGAACCAACCAGATTACGTTGAATTTGTCGCAGAACAGGGAAATTGGTCTGCGGTGGGTAGAATAAAAGGCCCTCAGAAAATCTCAATTCAAGTTGGTGGAGCCGTAATGGCCACTGTGGCTCATGAAATATTGCACGCAGCAGGTTTCGACCATATGCAAAGTCGCGAAGACCGTGACAATTATGTTAGGATCAACTTCGGCAACATTACAGCTGGCAAAGAACATAATTTCGAAAGACTGAAGGACAAAGCAAGCAATATGGGTGCTTACGATTTCTCCTCTGTCATGCATTATCACGCTAAGGCTTTTACCAAAAATGGCCAAAATACCATTGATGTCAAAAATGGTCAGACTCCTGCCAGTATGGGACAACGCGATGGTTTGAGTGCCGGAGATATTGCAGCCGTGGCATCAATCTATACCCCAAGTCCTTGCAAACCCGCTACAACTGGAGCAGTGACTTCTACTAAACCTGCCCCAACTTCTTCCACCTGTGAAGCCAAAGATGCTGTAAAAAAATACCAAACAACCATGAAACCCGGCGACCGTATAGTAGAAAAAGAAAAATTGGTGTCGGCTAACGGCCGTTTCCAACTGCGCGGAACGCCCAATGGTGATTTTGTGATCGAAGAGATTATGAACAGCAACAACTGTCAATTCAAGGAAGTGTTCCGTTTTCCCTTGACAGGACCAATTGGCAACCCACCTGCTGTGAGTTTTTTAAGCTTCAATCCTGATGGAAACATTTGTATAGATAGCAAGCAACGCAAAAATTATTGTGCAACCAACGGTCGGGATAACCTTGCAACGACAATACTTGGCAAAGTTAAGAACGCCGAATTGACCGACGATGGACGCTTGAGGCTGATTAACAACAATGGACAAGAAATATGGGCTACCTCACCTCCTACCAATACGAATCCCATAAGTGTAGCCAATCTTGCCCCCTTTAACAAAACCAAATCTTTTGTATTGGTAAACGAGACTTTCAATAAAAATGAAACCCTCACCTCAGACAACAACCAATACCAATGCCGGATAACGCCACAAAATCGCTTCGTCATTGAAAAAATCTCAATCGGGATAGAGAACGGTCAGCAGGTCATTACTGAACGAGTGGAAATTTGGAATAAACCATATGGCGCGGATTACATAACAATAAAAGACGGGTATATGATTCTGGATTGCTTCTATAATAAACCACCAGCTGCGAATCTTTCTCGAGCGAGGTTTCGTCTAATAGAGAAGTGGAAACTTGAAGATGACGGCAAGATACAACTTTATAGTGGTGGCACAAGCTTTGTAATGTGTCCTGTAGATGGTAATTGA
- a CDS encoding TonB-dependent receptor produces the protein MSKYLLGLLCLLPFLVEGQMVKGRIADAQNQPLKGVAIQWKESASGVESNAEGRFEIAIQPNLKEKVLVFSLLGYAPHEIEVKEDLYLEVELLATSIDLSTFTIRELSQQRTVIERLPEVVGTYIASGKKNEVIQIAEMDVNLADKTGRQLFAKVPGVFVYDMDGSGNQLNIATRGLDPHRSWEYNVRLNGVMTNSDLYGYPASHFSAPMESIERVELIRGTASLQYGATYGGMVNYVTKTADTTRKISYEGNFNYGSFNTRSMYHAIGGKIGKLTYYAYAHNRASDAYRDNGDSKSNGQFLSLGYAFSPTLTLKAEIAHSYYNYHIPGPLSDAMFYDNPRQATRQRNYYAPDIWVPSLNLDWQISPKTQLSIIANGLYGTRNSVMFIGFADKQDLPNAQGVYSNRQVDIDYFNSFTTEARLKHQFSTGSIKHTTVAGIRYINNDLNRKQIGTGTAGFDYDLSLTKPGYGRDLWFSTGNVAVFAEHLLQLTPRFSFSGGTRIEYGQTDMTGTISYLAPAKVPNQILHRFPLFGASAQYKLNGFASLYAGISEAYRPIIFADVIPANALEKIDSNLLDSRGFNAELGIRGNWRNRVHFDVSVFALHYNNRVGSTIIQENGQSLVFKTNLGNSITRGIEFYTEINVLETKNAKISLFTSTSYFDARYVQGTLVAGGKITEIAGNRIEATPRWMTRNGLQGRYRGLSAALQYSWVDMSYSDPENTVNPTANGSKGTVPAYGLLDFNATYRVNKHWSVRASVSNISDTQYFTKRPTIYPGPGVWPSDGRSFTMTLMVKL, from the coding sequence ATGTCCAAGTACTTACTCGGCCTGTTGTGCCTTTTGCCATTTTTGGTCGAAGGCCAAATGGTAAAAGGCCGTATTGCCGACGCCCAAAATCAGCCACTCAAAGGTGTTGCCATTCAATGGAAAGAAAGCGCTTCTGGTGTAGAAAGCAATGCTGAAGGGCGTTTCGAAATCGCTATCCAACCAAACTTAAAAGAAAAAGTATTGGTGTTTTCCCTGTTGGGTTACGCACCACACGAGATAGAGGTCAAAGAAGACCTATATCTTGAGGTTGAACTGCTTGCTACCAGCATTGACCTCAGTACCTTCACCATCCGTGAATTGAGCCAACAGCGCACCGTGATCGAACGTTTGCCCGAAGTGGTGGGCACTTACATTGCCTCGGGTAAAAAGAACGAGGTGATCCAGATTGCCGAAATGGATGTCAACCTGGCCGACAAAACCGGACGTCAACTCTTTGCCAAAGTGCCCGGCGTGTTCGTTTACGACATGGATGGCTCGGGCAATCAACTCAACATCGCCACCCGCGGTCTCGACCCGCACCGCTCTTGGGAATACAATGTACGCCTCAATGGTGTGATGACCAACAGCGATCTGTACGGTTATCCCGCCAGCCATTTCAGCGCACCCATGGAGAGTATCGAACGGGTGGAACTCATTCGCGGCACAGCCTCTTTGCAATACGGAGCCACTTACGGCGGGATGGTCAATTATGTGACCAAAACAGCAGACACTACCCGCAAAATCTCCTACGAAGGCAATTTCAACTACGGCTCCTTCAATACCCGCAGCATGTATCACGCTATTGGGGGTAAAATCGGGAAATTGACCTACTACGCCTATGCGCACAACCGCGCCTCCGACGCTTATCGCGATAACGGCGACAGCAAATCCAATGGGCAGTTTCTTTCCCTGGGCTACGCCTTTTCTCCAACCCTAACCTTGAAAGCGGAAATTGCGCATTCATACTATAATTACCACATTCCCGGGCCGCTTTCAGATGCGATGTTTTACGACAATCCCCGGCAGGCTACCCGCCAGCGAAATTATTATGCACCGGATATTTGGGTGCCTTCACTCAATCTGGACTGGCAAATCAGTCCAAAGACCCAGCTCAGCATCATCGCCAATGGCTTATACGGTACCCGCAACAGTGTGATGTTCATCGGTTTTGCGGACAAACAAGACTTGCCCAATGCCCAGGGCGTGTATTCCAACCGCCAGGTAGACATCGATTATTTTAACAGCTTTACTACCGAAGCCCGGTTGAAACACCAGTTTTCTACGGGGAGCATCAAACACACCACCGTAGCGGGCATTCGGTACATCAACAATGACCTCAACCGCAAACAGATTGGCACGGGTACAGCAGGCTTTGATTATGACCTCAGCCTCACTAAACCCGGTTATGGTCGTGATTTATGGTTCAGCACAGGCAACGTAGCGGTGTTTGCCGAACACCTCTTGCAACTGACGCCACGTTTTTCTTTTTCTGGAGGTACCCGCATCGAATATGGACAAACGGATATGACGGGCACCATCTCTTATCTGGCCCCAGCCAAAGTGCCCAATCAAATCTTACACCGTTTCCCTTTGTTTGGTGCAAGTGCACAGTACAAATTGAACGGATTTGCCAGTTTGTACGCAGGCATTTCGGAAGCATACCGCCCCATTATTTTTGCTGATGTGATTCCTGCCAATGCCCTGGAAAAAATTGACTCCAATTTGCTGGATTCCAGGGGCTTTAATGCCGAGCTTGGGATTCGTGGAAACTGGCGCAATCGTGTGCATTTCGACGTGTCGGTGTTTGCCTTGCATTACAACAATCGCGTGGGCAGTACGATCATCCAGGAAAACGGGCAGTCATTGGTGTTTAAAACCAACCTCGGCAACAGCATCACCCGGGGAATCGAATTTTACACCGAGATCAATGTATTGGAAACCAAAAATGCCAAAATCAGTCTCTTTACCTCTACGTCTTATTTTGATGCCAGATATGTGCAGGGCACGCTGGTGGCAGGGGGCAAAATCACCGAAATTGCTGGCAACCGCATCGAGGCCACTCCCAGATGGATGACCCGCAACGGCCTGCAGGGACGTTATCGCGGATTGAGTGCGGCCTTACAATACAGCTGGGTCGATATGAGCTATTCTGACCCAGAAAATACGGTTAACCCGACGGCGAATGGTTCCAAAGGAACCGTACCGGCTTATGGATTGTTGGACTTTAATGCCACTTATCGCGTCAACAAACATTGGTCAGTGCGGGCAAGTGTCAGCAATATTTCGGATACCCAATACTTCACCAAACGGCCTACGATTTATCCAGGACCCGGGGTTTGGCCTTCGGATGGCCGTTCGTTTACGATGACTTTGATGGTGAAATTGTGA